tgctttttctgaatttttttcccaatgtttttgtgactttttcaatgttttttcttttttttttttacattattggCGCTTTATGCATGTCCCATATTTTCTAacataaaaaaactttgaaaacaggtcaaatttgacccagggacaacatgagggttaaagcAGGTGACAACACCTTTTTCCTCCCACTTTAAATCGACCGCAGCAAAAGACACAAATACAGAGTTCCAACTTGTGCAGAAATGTTTGTGTTCGTGTAGGACCCCGAGACGATTGAGGAAGTAATTTTTAGGGCCGTTAAGGCCATTTGTCCATTGGTCAAGctcactgttgtgtttttgcGTTCTCTCTTGACTTGTGTTCCCAGGGAGAAGCTGCGAGTTGGAGGGAACCAGTTAATGGGGCTGAAAGAGGCCCTGGATCGTTGTGTCGGGACCTCAGGTCAACAAATCCCCTTTACCACATCGCTGCCCTGATTGGATCCGAATCAGGGAGTCTGCACATCAGCCAAACAGATGCGCTGAATAAACAATATCCTTTACTTGAAGTAAAACACTTGAATTTGAAGCACGTCTGCTGCTCATAGTGTGCCTCTGGTGACTGGAACTGTTTACCCTTTTTTAATTTCCATGTATGGATGTTCTCCGTCATTGTCATTACATTTGCTAAACAGAGCTTGTACAGTATTTTCTGTAtctgacattttacattatTAAGAGTTTAGAGTTCCTCCAATATTCATTCAGCTACATTACACCTGGTTGTCATATCTCCTGCCAAATCACAGTTGAGCAGCGATTTCTCACCTTTCACCCTTCACAGGGCATTTTATATatcattttatatttcagtttagTAAGTGTAACATTTATGCACAGAAcatattgtattattttgttacCGGTAGTTAAATCACAGCGCTGgctttcattattattattattattattattattattatttaaacatttaaatttgtttttgaaACACAGTTTGTTACATAGTGTGCAAACATAGAATTTTGAGATATTTATTTAGTGATAGTTTTAGACGATATGAATGTGTGGTGATGCAACAATGTCTGAAGTTTTAGGTTTACCCCTCAGGCCACTGTGACAACTGACAGACAGCTTTCTTTTAATGACAATAGTTAACTATATTTTAATGTCTCTTCATTATTTTTCATCCCCGACCCTATTTAGCAGTTGGTTCCCATTATTTATGATTGTTCAACTCCACCGAAAGCTTCAGTTCACTGGGCTTAAAGAAATAGTACGTCATTTTTGGTAAATAgcgcttattcgctttcttgttCAGAGTATTTgtgctacgctaagctaaccatcttcATATTTTTCATGTTCGTTTTACCAAATTAATGCTTTAGACTTTACACAACTGACTGCAAATATAGCTAAGAGCATAAAAACCAAAGCAATAACACCTGACCGAGAGTAAGGTTTGACTTGCCTGGCTATCTTTTGAGCTTCTTCTTTTCGAAATCATGATTTTTGAAAGCCGACAGATTGTCTCACGGTCCCAGTGAGAAGCTGAAACCAAatggctatttatttatttttactaaagcTATTGGTGGAGTTGTCACGCATAATCATAAATGATAAAGAACAAAACTTTAATAGAGTCTAGTTGGAAAACCAGTGAGTGCTCAGATTTTGCTGgttttggttgattttttttaagtagaaatgtaaataatttgagaacacaaaatatattttatgtaaCATACTTGAATGTTTACAACAAGACATTAAATGTTTTGAAGCTCTGTCTTATgagagatttctttttcttgCTTCCACTGATCTTTGAGTAGTTAAGTCAGGACCACACAAGCATGAGGCATCGAGagcaccacccccccccccctgccctTCCATGTGCATGTATGGAAAGCCTTAagcggggagagcagcagtgcaGTTTAAATTGAGCGCGCTATTTGGAAAGCAGCTGAAACAGCTGAGCCATCAGCTGGTGTGCTGGTTTAGGAACGGTCAGCTATGGGCTGAGATGATAGCTGAGCTTGACTCCGTGACCTGCCCAGAACTTTACGCTATGATTCATAAGTGATTTCCAAAGGAATGTAGTCTCAGTTATTAGTGACTTAACTTAATCTTGTAGAACTTCTTTCCTTGTGGTATTTACTGCAGTTTTTAGGACAGGCTAATCTGGTATGTGTGCTGTGATTGACAGCCTGAGTGTGAGTTCATGGGGGTCCGcggttttgtgtttttgtttgttgtgtgtgtgtgtgtgtgtgtgtgtgtgtgtgtgtgtgtgtgtgtgtgtgtgtgtgtgtgtgtgtgtgtgtgtgtgtgtgtgtgtgtgtgtgtgtgtgtgtgtgtgtgtgtgtgtgtgtggtgacaaAGGGGATTAGAGTGCAGGTGACGCCAGCAGACTGGCTGCGATTACACCTGCTGCTGTGACACGCACAGCGAGGACAAAGCATCAGCCGCCATGCAGGTGTAGGGAGAACAGGTTGCGAGGGCCGACGACGATCTGAGGTCACTGAACTTCCTGTCCCATTAAGTCATCACAGAGTCGGACACGACGCAGACGCAGTGGTTATTGAACATGTTCAGTGGACTCTAACCTTTGGCTTTTTGTTCCTGATGTGTCTCCTGCATCATACATTTTCCCACGTAATCGTTTATAAAAGTGtgaattttaaatttgacttcaTTTCTAAGTTCAAACCATTTTCCTGCCTGAGCAGTCTGTGCCAAAGGAACTGGTTGCAATTTAAAAGCTCACCTTGAGTCAAAGAGACCCTTTCTGTCTTCAGATACTGTATAATCAAATGCTTGGCTGAAGTGAAACAGCTTTCATTCCAGATTGTTGATGTGATGGAAATGTCTCTCAATTTCTacagaggaaaaaagaaaagaaaaacaccagTTTTGTATCctcttacatttttgttttcagaaAGCTTTTGTCTGAAATAGTTTTCCTGTGCTGGTTGTaaattgtgaatgtgtgaacaggaaaatgactaaataaaacatgtttatactCTTATTTGCATGCATAGTCGCCTTAACGTATTGACAATAGATTATGCCCTTGCCTTTGTTAATTTACCACTTCTTGGGTTTAGTCTGTCATCCACAGGATGTATAAATCCAAAGAGGAAGTCAACAAAACTTGTTCCCAATTAACTGTGCAAGAAAGAAAATGGATTGGACTTTTGCCTacgtagttttttttttgccatgcaAATCTAAGAGTACAGACTCATCCATGTCCAAGTATTTAGTAGTCCCTGCTTCCTGTAGCACATGGCCCATCTGCTGCTTTTGTTGCTGCGACTGTCAGGTGCATCAGCAGAGATTATCGGACTAACTTGTGAAGGGGTGCAGGGTAGGGATTTAATAAATTGTCGGCAGTCAGGGATGTCTGAGGTCGTGCAGATGCAGCTGGTCCCCTCTCAACACTCCCAGAGTGACTGGCGTCGTCCCCTACTGCACAGGTCTGTTAGCCAGCTTAGTATAATCTCTCCTAAAAGACACTTAGAGGAGCTTAGTGTGGTAGTCCCAGGGAAAAATGGACAGCAGTGACCAGGGCGCAGTAATTTCTCGACAGTAATAGCAGAAcgaaggggaggggaggggaggggtgtTGGTGTGGCAGTAAAGTCTAAATTTAGGGTCAGCAAATCAGCTGTTGGAAACTTCAGTCCAGGCTTGAAGCACCTGGTTCAGCTGCTGATCTACGACACACTGCTGTCACAGCCAGACATCTCTTCAATATTTACTTCTCCAAGTACCCTCCTCGGTTAAAACCGTTAATCAGTCGTGGCAAAAGGTACAAATCTAAACATTAACGGTGTAAAACCAGTTATTACTCAATACATACATGGAGACAAAAAGctgatttaaatgatttattaattaAGAAATGTTATAAATGTGATTCTCATTCCAACATTTCTTCCAGAAGAATCTGCCCATGCCTgacactttaaaaacacaaaagaaaaaaaaaggattttcagTAAACTGCATCTCTACATACATTAATTAGTTAAATTTACAATAACAAAAGTTTGGTTAGCAGAAGCATGGTTGTGCGTGTGGtgtgtgcacaaaaaaaaagttactaaAACTGGCACTGGTTAGATTCGTTGACTTGAAGCTGTCTGCtactactttttattttatcagtaaATCAGCagtgtataaaaaaatataaaaaaggccATCATTTTAAGATTCATAAAGCAATCCAGCTGGTTTAAAAATGACACTAAAAAAAGCCATGAGGTGTTTATCAAGTTTGAGTAAGGCTTCAAACCACTGACCTTTAAATATGTGAGCAAAATTACATTTCCACAACAGAAAATTCTTAAATAAAACTTAACTTTTAAAAGTCAATTGTCACCACTCCATACTGCCACATTCCAAGTGACCAATAACTGCTAGCTCATCTGAAAACCCTCAAAGTGACAAATCTTTCAACTCTAGAGAAGAAAAGCACTAAGTGTATTAAATGTTGGcatatgacaaaaaaatgaggaagaaataaaatatgtacAGCACGAAAAACATTGTATGCAATATGCAAAGGCTTCATGTTGCTCTGGGCaacccaccccacccccacccctactcCCCACCCTCCAAATATAAGCCAGCCTTCACTGAAGACCCCTCATCCCAACAACCCCTATCCCCACCCACACGTATccgctcatacacacacacatacagaacatCACGAAACACGATTACGTCACTAAGCCTGTTAGTTTGGAAAAGGTGAAGCACTGTGAAACTCCCcaactcccttcctcctcctcctcgtcttccCCCTCTTTAGTCGGAGAGGGGAGACAGGGCCTTGGTGCAGTCGTCCCACTCGTCTGTCTCGAGGTTGTACACCTCCATCGTGTTGAGGAACTCGTTTCCATCGAAGCCGCCCACAGCGTAGATGGTTTCTCCCAGGATGGCCACGCCCGCATTGCTGCGGGAAGAGGTCATGCTACCCAGCATCCTCCACTCGTTGCGGGCGGGGTCGTACACCTCCACACAGCGAAGCGCGTGGGAGCCATCGAAGCCGCCAACAACAAACAGTTTGCCTGGACAGAGTGAGAGACCTCATCAGCAGAAGGACAACAGAATCGCTGAAATTCATAACAGTTTGCTTCTTGTCAACATCTTGTTTCCCACACAACTTCATGTTcttgacacacatacacacacacatacacacagctgatTGCACCGTTCACACCCCCGTTTGTGGTTGTGGGCTTACCTGCATGGACAGCAACGGCGGCCCCCCTGCGAGCCACATTCATGGGGGCTATCAGGGTCCAGGTGTTGTTCTCAGGGTTGTAGCGTTCCACAGTGTTCAGGCAGTTCCACGACTCCGCCCCTCCAATCACGTACATGAAGCCCTCCAACTCACACACTGCTGCCTGGTGCCTCCCTGAAATAGAATTTGCTTTGATGAATACAACTCTCCTAGTTTCCCCCCCAGGCTGCAAATATCACAAGAGCTGTTCTGAGGAATAGTTATCCTACTTTCGGTCTCGTTTTTAAGCATAATGTACTCTTTGCTCCAACAATCCAATTTCCCAGAGGGAATAattaaagcttctttttttttttatttatatatttaaatctatttatatatttaaatctatctatctatctatctatctatctatcgtgGTTAGCTCGCTGAAAAAGATATTATTCAGCTTTATGCCTTTTAGACCATGTTGTAACTGTCAAAGGGAAGGCTCTGAGTGTATGTGGGACTGTGTGGACACGTACTGATGTTAAGGGAGGCACAGTTGGACCAGGTTTTGGTCACAGGGTCAAAAGCGTCACAGTTCTTCAGGCCCTTCTGCCCGCAGGGGTCCGACCCTCCCACAACAAAGAGTTTGTTGTTCAATGAGCAGACACCTTTAAACAAAGAGGACAGGAATGAGCTACTGTAAAAAAGGCAAAATAGCCTGAAGTCGGTAACAGATGCTACTTTATGTAAGTGTATTCCTGGATAAAAATCAttaaagagctcatattatgctcattttcaagttcataattgtatttagaagttatatcagaataggtttacatggtttaattttaaaaaagccatatttttgttgtactgcacattgctgcagctcctcttttcacgttgtgtgttgagctctcagttttagctacagagtgaggcatctcacttctgttacatCTTCCTTCGGCATCATAAGCCAAAAAGAAGCAGCACTTTAAATTCAATAATCAGCTTATTAATCCTTGCAGGAGGGACTGACCTGCATTGCAGCGGTTGGTCCTCAGCTCTGGCACTTGAGCCCACTCGTCAGCATGTGGATCGTACGTCTCCCCGCAGCTCAGCTCGTCAGAATGTCCATTTGATCCTCCAATCACGTACAGCTGACCCTGTAAGGTGGAAATGGACAAATCATTAGATGATGATGCATCAACCTGACACCTAAACACtaatttatgtttttggttGACTCATACACTTTGAACTACAAGGACCGACTGACATTAAGTTAACAGACTTTAGAAACCCAATTATTTGGACAGGTAATAGGGAAACACCCAAGTATTTGCACAAGACTATTGAAACCTGGATAGGTGCCGTCCTAGGCCAATATCCAACACGTCATTTCATTGTAGAGTCAAAGAAATCAGATAAAGAGTAAACCGTACCATGAGCACAGCCATCTGAAATCGAGCCCTTGGAGTCCGCATGGGAGCGATGAAGGTCCAGCGGTCCTCTTTGGGGTCATAACACTCCACAGTCCTCAGACACTCTTCTCTGTTGTACCCTCCTGCAGAAACATCAAGGTTACAGTGGAGCTCTGtggtttttcctttttacacAACCTCCATTTTAAACATTAAGTATTTAAGACCCTAATGTCCAGATAAGTTTGGCGTAGACATTGATGGTACTTGGGCTACACAAAGAAACTCAGCGTTCGAAGGTAATTTTTGTCTCTTGAGCCAAGACAGAAGCATGTAGCGTCCCGTGTATCCCAAcctccttacacacacacacacacacacacacacacacacacacacacacacacacacacacacacacacacacacacacacacacacacacacacacaacaacacaccacaacacacacacacacacacacacacacacacacacacacacacacacacacacaaaaaaaaaaaaaaaaaaacacacacacacacacacacacacaacacacacacacacctaacgcTGCCGATGATGTTTCCATTAACTTGCGGTGCCCAGGCCAGAGCGAGCGTAATGCATGGGTGAGAGCGGCTGCTCCTCCAGCTCCTCGGGCTGGGCCTCGAAGCTGAGGCTCTTCATCAGGCAGGGGGTGGCAGAGGGAGAGGTCTGAGGGCTGCTGCGACCGTGCAAGAagatcacacacaacacactgtcCAGCACAGCCAGACACAGGTAGGTGTTGTCTAGAGGTAAGATTGGAGATTGTTAGGAGGCATTGGAGttgaggataaaaaaaaaaaaataaaaatagttttgCGATTAAGCTCAGAATTCAGATGCCATGTCCTTTCAAGTAAAGTGGGTTAGTTTTGAAGTCTTGAAGCTGCCAGACTTCTGACTTAAATCTCACACTTATTGGGCAGCATATGAGACGTGTGCACTAAATATATTGTAATAGAAATAGTTCTGATTGTATTGTATGTAGCTAATGCACACACTTACTTGTGGTCTTCTCAGAGGCGATGTACTTCCACTCTCTCCTGCCGGTCTGTTTCTGGGCATTTGCTGCTTGGTTGGAGGGTGACAGGCTTCCTGAGGAGCTGCAGCTCATCTGTCTCTGGGTGCTCTCACGTACGGGTTTCTTCTGCAAGAGCACAGTGCAGCTACAGAAGCCAAGCTTGCACCACAGGCCCACCAGTGGCCACAAAACCAGCTAATCATACCCCAAACTACACTTTGATCCAGCTGATGTAGCCGTTTGTATTGAGTAAGTATTGAAATCTCACGCCATCTGAAGCCAACAGCACTGCAAACTACAGTCTCAGACCACACTCTGTCAGATCTAACAGCACGCAGTTGAGTCACAACTCAAAATAGAGGGTAAAACGCTGAGACAGCCATTACGGACGCGTTCAACTGGTTGAGATTAGCTTCAAAAATCCAAGTGCGGTTTTAACATATGCTCACCAGCATAGCCAGGAAGGCAACATAGCTCACGTCTTGCTAATCTATTGACATTGGTCTTTACATTGTGGCTAAACTGTGGTATTAAATGAGCCATGTGTACTTATTGCCAGGCACAGGCTGTTTAGTATTTTTTTGCATGGCCAGGCACAAGTTTTCAGCAAGTACAATAAAGCTACACACTGCCAAGCAAAATGTGGTAGAGACTTGTGAAGCCAGGCACAAGCTGTTGAGTACCTGCACAAACTGAAGGTGGTCCTCCTCGCCACCAAACATCTCACTGTGCCCATCAATCACCAGCCCTCCATCCACCAGCTTATGGTCAGGTGAGTAGTACAGCGTTTGCACCTGAAAGACAAACAGGAACA
The Perca fluviatilis chromosome 9, GENO_Pfluv_1.0, whole genome shotgun sequence genome window above contains:
- the ivns1abpa gene encoding LOW QUALITY PROTEIN: influenza virus NS1A-binding protein homolog A (The sequence of the model RefSeq protein was modified relative to this genomic sequence to represent the inferred CDS: inserted 2 bases in 1 codon), which translates into the protein MIPNGYLIFEDESFLDSTVAKMNALRKSGQFCDVRLQVCGHELMAHRAVLACCSPYLFEIFNSDIETHGVSHVTFXSSMGDVRVLAKVDAFIQEHLLEVSEQEDFLKLPRLKLEVMLEDNLTLPSNGKLYSKVLNWVQRSLWENGDQLERLMEEVQTLYYSPDHKLVDGGLVIDGHSEMFGGEEDHLQFVQKKPVRESTQRQMSCSSSGSLSPSNQAANAQKQTGRREWKYIASEKTTNNTYLCLAVLDSVLCVIFLHGRSSPQTSPSATPCLMKSLSFEAQPEELEEQPLSPMHYARSGLGTAKLHCNLDVSAGGYNREECLRTVECYDPKEDRWTFIAPMRTPRARFQMAVLMGQLYVIGGSNGHSDELSCGETYDPHADEWAQVPELRTNRCNAGVCSLNNKLFVVGGSDPCGQKGLKNCDAFDPVTKTWSNCASLNIRRHQAAVCELEGFMYVIGGAESWNCLNTVERYNPENNTWTLIAPMNVARRGAAVAVHAGKLFVVGGFDGSHALRCVEVYDPARNEWRMLGSMTSSRSNAGVAILGETIYAVGGFDGNEFLNTMEVYNLETDEWDDCTKALSPLSD